Proteins encoded by one window of Pseudochaenichthys georgianus chromosome 9, fPseGeo1.2, whole genome shotgun sequence:
- the LOC117452392 gene encoding arrestin domain-containing protein 3-like: MFQDTVKNFKINFNALNQMNTFSSGDVMTGNISFDLTKETKISSITMTLTGKANVRWSTGGGKKRRRRPYSAKLDFFDLKSVIVQQNSATGGAATFKAGTHVYPFTCQLPQGNFPSSFHGVYGHITYNLTVAVHRPWHMSKDFVTECNFVNRINTNQPELHAPLSGSNSMTMCCLWCTSGPIEMTASIEKKGFMPGETVKIICEFINGSSRTATPKVSLQQKQVFYTHNKNHRRMHVKKLSSAGQLVSERISDRRTVIELTIPSSASLTISNCSIIDVEYLIEVSFSVRGSPDLDVLFPIIMCDTPVDAHPPSYL, translated from the exons ATGTTTCAGGACACGGTGAAGAACTTCAAAATCAATTTCAACGctttaaatcagatgaataCGTTCTCCAGTGGCGATGTGATGACAGGAAACATCTCATTTGACCTCACAAAGGAAACGAAGATCAGTTCTATAACGATGACACTGACAGGAAAGGCAAATGTGCGCTGGTCTACCGGAGGTGGAAAAAAGCGAAGACGGAGACCCTATTCCGCAAAACTGGACTTCTTTGACCTAAAAAGTGTCATCGTGCAACAAAACAGTG CTACCGGTGGGGCTGCAACTTTCAAGGCTGGCACGCATGTATATCCGTTTACATGCCAGTTGCCGCAAGG GAACTTCCCATCCAGCTTCCATGGGGTTTATGGACACATAACGTACAACTTGACAGTGGCCGTCCACAGACCCTGGCATATGTCCAAAGACTTTGTGACAGAGTGTAATTTTGTAAACCGGATTAATACCAACCAGCCAGAGCTGCAT GCTCCTCTCTCGGGCTCCAACAGCATGACGATGTGCTGCCTTTGGTGTACCTCTGGTCCTATCGAGATGACAGCCAGTATAGAGAAGAAAGGCTTCATGCCTG GTGAAACTGTGAAGATCATTTGCGAGTTTATTAATGGTTCATCTCGAACAGCCACTCCAAAGGTGTCACTGCAACAGAAACAGGTTTTCTACACCCACAACAAGAACCACAGGAGGATGCATGTCAAGAAATTGTCCTCGGCTGGACAACTCGTCAGTGAACGCATCTCTGACCGTCGCACTGTGATTGAGCTCACTATTCCCTCTTCTGCATCCCTCACCATCTCTAACTGCAGCATCATTGATGTTGAATACTTGATTGAG GTGAGCTTCAGTGTGAGAGGTTCCCCCGACCTCGATGTATTGTTTCCCATCATCATGTGTGATACCCCTGTTGACGCTCACCCACCATCTTATTTGTga